One Eurosta solidaginis isolate ZX-2024a chromosome 5, ASM4086904v1, whole genome shotgun sequence DNA segment encodes these proteins:
- the LOC137233778 gene encoding RB1-inducible coiled-coil protein 1-like — protein MILAAIAAQTSTVSSMSSHISSQLEAQETRMSEMSTQITSKIEAQETRMSEMSTQITSKMEAQETRMVEMSTQITSKMETQLKKQEARITVQLEAQEARISSKLEARMDEKITQFEEKIEAEVDALRGRIQELQLNRPAVSASNPKVKTPSFDGSVPFQVFKLQFEKTSAANNWNAEDKVAALFVALKGPAAEILQTIPEGERNNYEALMAAVERRYGSEHRKQIFQIELQNRYQKANETLQEFASDIERLAHLSNADAPVEYTERVKIQSFINGIRDVETKRAIYANPKPTFAETVSQALIQETASLLCKPVFKARRVEVERPEWVDAILEALKGSQKRSEKVIKCFKCGKSGHIARHCDLGLNSSNNVGGRKRKAGGDEQERVECKERKLAPAY, from the coding sequence atgatattggctgcaatagctgctcaaacatcgacagtatcatcaatgtcgtcacatatatcatcccaactagaagcacaagaaacacgtatgtcagaaatgtcgacacagattacatcgaagattgaagcacaagaaacgcgtatgtcagaaatgtcgacacagattacatcgaagatggaagcacaagaaacgcgtatggtagaaatgtcgacacagattacatcaaagatggagacacaactgaaaaaacaagaggcacgcataacagtacaactcgaagcgcaagaggcgcgtatatcatcaaaactcgaagcacgtatggacgagaaaataacgcagtttgaggaaaaaatcgaagccgaggtggatgctttgagaggtcgtatacaagagttgcaattaaaccgcccagctgtttcagcaagcaatccaaaggtaaaaacaccatcctttgacggttctgttcctttccaggtttttaagctacaatttgagaagacgtcggcagctaacaactggaatgctgaagataaagttgcagctctgttcgtggcattgaaagggccagcagccgaaatcctacagacgattcccgaaggagagcggaacaactatgaagcattgatggccgctgtcgagagacgttatggaagcgaacacaggaaacagatatttcaaatagaattgcaaaaccgctaccaaaaagctaacgagactttgcaggagtttgcttcggacattgaaagattggctcatctttcaaatgcggatgcacctgtggaatacacggaaagagtgaagattcagagctttataaatggcataagggatgtggaaacgaagcgggctatatacgcaaacccaaagccaacattcgcagaaacggtgtcacaagccctgattcaggaaacagcgtcgcttctgtgtaagccagttttcaaagcacgccgtgtggaagtagaaaggccagagtgggtagacgcaatattggaggcgctgaaaggatcgcaaaagcggagtgaaaaagttatcaaatgcttcaaatgcgggaagtccggtcacattgcacgtcattgcgatcttggccttaatagttccaacaatgtgggtggacgtaaacgcaaagctggaggagatgagcaagagcgtgtcgaatgtaaagaacgaaaacttgcccccgcctattga